One window of the Marinitoga litoralis genome contains the following:
- a CDS encoding DUF2922 domain-containing protein — translation MAKKLRMTFVNTVDGKRKTIYLNDPRVDLTSTEVQSAMDSFVGVLVPAGYEKDNATIVDTTSNELFDLIN, via the coding sequence ATGGCAAAGAAATTAAGAATGACATTTGTAAATACAGTAGATGGAAAGAGAAAGACAATATATTTAAATGATCCAAGAGTAGATTTAACCTCAACAGAAGTACAAAGTGCTATGGATTCATTTGTAGGAGTATTAGTACCAGCAGGATATGAAAAAGATAATGCAACTATTGTAGATACAACATCAAATGAATTATTTGATTTAATCAACTAA